The following coding sequences lie in one Apium graveolens cultivar Ventura chromosome 1, ASM990537v1, whole genome shotgun sequence genomic window:
- the LOC141714529 gene encoding uncharacterized protein LOC141714529: protein MDPYGYNPFGYNNSEGQTSNTFDHFAYNTDGTSTFNTNVEPSYIFNHFPQSSYENNFCVQSNHAYQYDFEIPNETEEDESNLLDWQTVCRAAAYTLVYYYESFVHKEPCHDSIRTGVDRYGLVPTQGMSEYEEVGIFLMTVAHGCGNRLMQEMWNHSGETISRHFHSILQAVCRLASDYIKPASNYNTGCGYHTPQHERYHPYFEDAIGAIDGTHIKCRVKETERTPYFGRKGYATQNILAICDFNLCFTFAWGGWEGGAHDSRILNEATTQGNLNFPHPSGNKFYLVDAGYAHKKGYMAPYKGSSIRYHLADFHRGDGSERVPRNPKEKYNHLHSSCRMVIERTFGVWKARFAILANMPMYKIDTQTDIVLSTMAIHNYIRKSNCSDSAFRTAERESYIPPDSTTTTNRSRESEIDETDETDYDGRWIALRDSIANSIHNRA from the exons ATGGATCCATATGGTTATAACCCTTTTGGTTATAATAATTCCGAAGGTCAGACTTCTAATACATTTGATCATTTTGCTTATAATACTGATGGTACGTCTACTTTTAATACAAATGTAGAGCCTTCTTATATATTCAATCATTTTCCTCAATCTTCGTACGAGAATAATTTTTGTGTCCAGTCAAACCATGCATATCAATACGATTTTGAAATTCCGAATGAAACTGAGGAAGATGAGTCAAATTTGTTGGATTGGCAAACGGTTTGTCGTGCTGCTGCTTACACATTGGTGTATTATTATGAAAGTTTTGTACACAAAGAGCCATGTCATGATTCAATTAGAACGGGAG TAGATCGTTATGGGTTGGTTCCCACACAAGGCATGTCTGAATATGAGGAAGTAGGGATCTTCTTAATGACTGTTGCGCATGGGTGTGGGAATCGTTTAATGCAAGAAATGTGGAATCACTCTGGTGAGACTATTAGTCGACATTTTCATTCTATTCTACAAGCTGTTTGCAGACTGGCAAGTGATTACATTAAACCGGCTTCAAATTATAATACGGGATGTGGTTATCATACACCTCAACATGAACGATATCATCCATATTTTGAA GATGCTATTGGAGCTATTGATGGTACTCATATTAAATGTCGAGTAAAAGAAACAGAGCGTACACCCTATTTTGGTCGAAAGGGATACGCCACTCAAAATATTCTAGCAATCTGTGATTTTAACTTGTGCTTTACTTTTGCTTGGGGGGGTTGGGAAGGGGGAGCACATGATAGTCGTATTTTAAATGAGGCTACAACTCAAGGGAATCTGAATTTTCCACATCCAAGTGGAAACAAATTCTATCTTGTAGATGCAGGTTATGCACACAAAAAAGGATACATGGCTCCGTATAAAGGTTCAAGCATTAGATATCATCTTGCAGATTTTCATCGGGGTGATGGCAGCGAACGTGTACCACGAAATCCTAAAGAAAAATATAATCATCTTCATTCTTCTTGCAGAATGGTTATTGAGCGAACATTCGGGGTGTGGAAAGCTAGATTTGCTATTTTAGCAAATATGCCGATGTATAAGATAGATACGCAAACTGATATCGTTCTGTCCACGATGGCGATTCATAACTACATTAGAAAATCAAATTGTAGTGACAGCGCATTTCGCACGGCCGAAAGAGAAAGTTATATTCCTCCAGATTCTACTACAACAACTAATAGGAGTCGAGAATCCGAGATAGATGAAACTGATGAAACTGACTATGACGGTAGGTGGATTGCGCTGCGTGATAGTATCGCTAATAGTATTCATAACAGAGCATAA
- the LOC141723541 gene encoding uncharacterized protein LOC141723541 has product MREDYKIFRKLKFGQTGLGWNELTKQFEASDEWWKEKIKENHKFSKFRNKDMTYFVNYYDTLFGDVIATGERAKAANNYSAVNLEEGEDIPDFGEDDGNEGSGDSDDNNYETPQPPSRNLFPTNSFRSGSSSGQKRKKSGAKFVREGLDGLVAAMSCKSTAGSAEDRSLDEAIAVLDAMPEVDAGSDLYFFAQRYILNTGNMTLFLKARNNELRYG; this is encoded by the exons ATGAGAGAAGATTACAAAATTTTTAGGAAATTGAAGTTTGGGCAAACTGGTTTGGGATGGAACGAGTTGACAAAACAATTTGAAGCGTCTGATGAATGGTGGAAGGAGAAAATTAAG GAGAATCACAAATTTAGCAAATTCAGGAATAAGGATATGACGTATTTCGTCAATTACTATGATACATTGTTCGGTGATGTCATTGCAACTGGTGAGCGGGCAAAAGCCGCGAATAACTACTCTGCGGTGAATTTAGAGGAGGGTGAAGATATTCCAGATTTCGGAGAAGATGATGGGAATGAAGGCAGCGGTGACAGCGACGATAACAACTATGAAACACCACAACCACCTTCGAGGAATCTATTTCCCACAAACTCTTTTAGATCTGGTTCGAGCAGTGGCCAGAAAAGAAAGAAATCAGGAGCAAAGTTCGTTCGGGAAGGGCTTGATGGTTTAGTAGCAGCCATGTCTTGCAAGAGTACTGCTGGTAGTGCAGAAGACCGCAGCTTGGACGAAGCAATTGCCGTACTTGACGCCATGCCGGAAGTTGATGCTGGCAGTGACTTGTATTTCTTTGCTCAGCGGTATATTCTGAACACTGGAAACATGACGCTTTTTTTAAAGGCGCGCAACAATGAACTCCGCTATGGATAA
- the LOC141714525 gene encoding GDSL esterase/lipase APG-like, translating to MTFGDSADDIGNNDYLPTIFKADYPPYNGKDFANPKATGRFSNGKLATDSTAYISGYAIPSMKLSLKTQQLPEVLWLQHAIPLTQQLPYYIEYQSKLAAVAGSTKAASLIKEALY from the exons ATGACCTTTGGGGACTCTGCGGATGATATCGGAAATAATGATTATCTCCCTACCATTTTCAAGGCTGATTATCCACCATATAATGGCAAAGATTTTGCAAATCCGAAAGCTACTGGAAGATTCTCTAATGGCAAATTAGCCACTGACAGCACTG CTTACATTAGTGGGTATGCAATTCCCAGCATGAAACTCAGCCTCAAAACACAGCAATTACCTGAGGTACTTTGGTTACAGCACGCAATTCCATTGACGCAGCAATTGCCATACTACATAGAATACCAATCAAAATTAGCTGCAGTGGCAGGTAGTACAAAGGCAGCATCCCTTATCAAGGAAGCCTTATATTGA